Proteins encoded within one genomic window of Ideonella dechloratans:
- a CDS encoding helix-turn-helix transcriptional regulator has protein sequence MNRTERFYRIELLIKSRGGVNFETLMDELEVSRATLKRDLQYLRDRMDAPIVYDRFDNLYKFEGGASGTAPAHQLPGVWFSESEIHALLTMHQLIDGLDAGGVLGRHLQPLLDKLNGMLGTTSTESRELMKRVKIVNPARRPVPSRWFEAIGSALLKRKRLDIVYFTRAKQTESQREVSPQRLIHYRNTWYLDAWCHQSDGLRRFALDAVRSAKALEGRAKDVALKTVEAELDGGYGIFSGKAIQWATLVFSPEAAQWVALEEWHPRQTLKTLADGSLEMRLPYADATELAMDILRHGPQVRVASPVALARQVAQRLREAAAQYPEASGR, from the coding sequence ATGAACCGCACCGAACGCTTCTACCGCATCGAACTGCTGATCAAGAGCCGTGGCGGGGTCAATTTCGAGACCCTGATGGACGAACTGGAGGTCTCCCGGGCCACCCTCAAGCGTGATCTGCAGTACCTGCGCGACCGCATGGATGCCCCCATCGTCTATGACCGGTTCGACAACCTCTACAAGTTCGAAGGCGGCGCGAGCGGCACGGCGCCGGCCCATCAACTCCCCGGCGTCTGGTTCAGTGAATCCGAGATCCACGCGCTGCTGACCATGCATCAGCTGATCGACGGCTTGGATGCCGGCGGTGTGCTGGGCCGCCACCTGCAGCCGCTGCTGGACAAGCTCAACGGCATGCTGGGAACGACGAGCACGGAGTCCCGGGAGCTGATGAAGCGGGTCAAGATCGTCAACCCGGCCCGCCGGCCGGTGCCAAGCCGCTGGTTCGAGGCCATCGGCAGCGCCTTGCTCAAGCGCAAGCGGCTGGACATCGTCTACTTCACACGGGCCAAGCAGACCGAGTCCCAGCGCGAGGTGTCGCCCCAGCGCCTGATCCACTATCGCAACACCTGGTACCTGGATGCCTGGTGCCACCAGAGCGACGGGCTGCGGCGCTTTGCGCTGGATGCGGTGCGGTCGGCCAAGGCCCTGGAAGGGCGGGCCAAGGATGTCGCGCTCAAGACCGTGGAGGCGGAGCTCGACGGCGGCTACGGCATCTTCAGCGGCAAGGCCATCCAATGGGCCACGCTGGTGTTTTCGCCCGAGGCTGCCCAATGGGTGGCCTTGGAGGAGTGGCACCCCCGCCAGACGCTGAAGACGCTGGCCGACGGCAGCCTGGAGATGCGCCTGCCCTATGCGGACGCCACCGAGCTGGCCATGGACATCCTGCGCCACGGCCCGCAGGTGCGGGTGGCGTCGCCCGTGGCCTTGGCCCGCCAAGTGGCGCAGCGCCTGCGCGAGGCCGCCGCCCAGTACCCGGAGGCCAGCGGCCGATGA